Within the Poecilia reticulata strain Guanapo linkage group LG13, Guppy_female_1.0+MT, whole genome shotgun sequence genome, the region ttctgaatcACAGATTAATCTAATAAAAACTTCAACCAATAATGACATCAACTAACCACATGTTCTCTGATGCACTTCTTTTTTAATCTCCTATACCTAAAGGATAAAGATCAGGAACTTGGGGTAAAgtttatactttttttgttgctgttttaaaactactAAACCTATTTAAGAAGTTCCAGCATACATTTTAATCTCCCAGTCCCCagaataaaaatcagaatttgtcAAAATTAGAACCAGGATGTCAGACCTCAAAGAAATCAGCATATCTACTTCTTATCGTTTCACAGAGGGTTCACATTGGAACAGTGTTGGAAAGTACAACATGtagaaacatatttattcataattattCTGTGTTGGTGCAGTTAACATGGTCACTGAAAATATCAACCGGAGTTTTTAACTCATAACTGAAACAATGCTTAGTTAGACTGAAAGTCATTCCTTTTGATTTTGGGCAGCTGTGCCATTCTGATGTTGCATTATTGGGCCCAGGAATTAGCAATGATTTTTGACAAATGATACTTTCTTAGATTTCAAAAGCATCAGAAGCTTGCGTGAAGGTCAAGTACAGCCTGGCAGGTCATCCCTGTGAGAACCAGCTGCACTTCAGCCTCAAACCATCAGAAAACACTGGGTAAAATACACAGGTCTACTCTTTGGATCTTTCTTTCACAAATTTACTTCAAATGCCTATatagaaaatacaaacaaaaaattgaaAGTGTGCTATAGTTTAGGGGCAAATGTATATAAACACCCACCtatgtgtaaataaataccATTTGTTTACTATAGATTTTAACACTGCCACTGGTCTAAGTTACCAAAGCTAATTTTTAATGTGACATTCAGGCTTAGTGTGATGACCGGGCTCCAAGGTCACAACAAAAAGGGAGACACAATGTAGAAGAGTTTCTGAAAATACACTTATTTAACACAAATCAAAGTCCCATCTCTTTGAGAGTTTATTACTCTACTATGTCTGCAGGTTAACGGTCCACAGGTTGGCTGCTCGGACTCTGATTCACTCACTTGAAATGAAGATGAGAGAACCGAGTGGATTTAACAATGATGCCAAGAGGAAGGTGGTTAAGCTCAGTGTTGAATCAGGAGTGAACAGTTCCTTCACTGCCTTCATTGCAGtcgacaaaacaacaaacaaagtaATTCAAGGACCTTTGGTACGCCGAAATGTTCCAACAGCCTGTCTGGTACGCCGAAATGTTCCAACAGCCAGTGAGTGCTATTTTTCTAAGTAGATGACATTGAAATACTTCTACACTCAAGCATGTTCAGAATTTACGGAAAACCTGAAACAGCTTATGTAGCATGCCCATGTAGCATACCAGGTTATATTTAAGGAACAAAAAGGGTAacaataaagtaattaaagCAAAATCAAGCTTCAGAGTTCAAAGATGACACAAAACCAAATATCTACTTTATAAATTGCATATATATAAAGtaacaatttttaatttaatatcctATGTACAATGGATATGATCACCAAAGCAAAGAACACCTTTATctaaaaattctaataaaaagtGTTACTAATAATCTTAGATAAAATAGTAAATTcgtatttatttctgtcttgtGGATTCCAAACACTTAAATGATCATATCCCTGTAAATCAAGTTCTAAGTCCAAACgtgaaagcaacacaaaaagcagACAGATTAGGAGCATAGATCCtaaaacacacactgacaaTCATGTACCCAGCAGCCAGATGACTCATTTCTAGAATGTGTGGTGCAGAGGTCTTTATTCTGCAGGGAACTCAATAAAGTGAAGAAGTGAAAAATACAAGAGCTTTTGTGCAGGACTGGGATCTGATGTGAGAGAACAGCATTGTTGTTTTGGACTTTAGCCCCATATTACTGTTATAACTTGACGAAACTAAGAtacaaaaacagtgaaaaataatgacaaattgGGAAATAGGATTCTACCAGGGCTTATTATATGTCGTGGTACCTTTAGGTTATTTTACTATTTGAATTATCttagtgtgttttgttttttcttcttgaaaatAGTGAGAGATTGAGAAATCTCTACTTGATACATATTTATCATATGTATCGATCTAttgcttttaaaagtattttatttattaatctcaGGCCCTGATTATCGACCATTAAACTCACGCCGTGTTCCAGGACccggtgagtttttttttttatttattttgtccttcattttatatataattgATGTTATTCATGTGAAGCATCACCTGGTAACTAACACACTGACATAGGtattgtaaataatatttgacTGAGCGataatgaatttttaaaattcttttgttATGCCACAGAATATGAATCACTGAACCCCACCTATACCGGAATGCAAAGCAAGAACTACTCAAGTCTGtgaatatatatttgtttacttACAAAAGATGCTCATTGTAGTGTGGTGATGCCACTagatttaaaggttttctttttccctttactAACTTGGACacaaaagaaatagaaaagttttgagaatttatttaaacagatatAGTAGACTATTATTACCAAATGTTAACGTTATTACCAAATGCTAATAATGTTAACATTGCTTCTAGAAAGCAATGCACATTATTAGAGAAAATTGCAATACATGAGCTATGATGCAAATGAAAGTAAAGTATTACTCTAAAAATCATGTGGTAAGTAAAGAACTTAAATTGATgtcttaaatattatttaaagtaTACAAGATTTCATGGTGCCGCTAAGTTAGTTTACTATTTTACTTTGAATGATttgaatgtgtcttttttttttacttcttggaaacagtaaaagaaaaatattgaatattctttAAACGATACTGATTCTTAATTTTTTGCATGATCTGttaactttaaattgttttatttattaaactcagGAGATGCTTATCAACCATTAAAATCATGTCGTGTAAGACCAGGTAAGTTAATTAATAGAATTGAAACCAATGTCAAATTTTACACATAGGTTTAAAGACTTTTTAGCAATAATATCCTGTCTATTTTCTTACACtttaagaatttaaattgtaaattgtGTTAGGCAAGTTAATGACtaggagttgtttttttgtggaaatagtgtacaatttttttttgttattactcTGCACTATTACTCAAAAGCATCACCTggtaactaaaataaaaatgggtattgaaagtaatattttaatggTTGCTAATTTCGAgtttttgctcttgttttgcCAAAGACTATGGCTCAGTCCTCTTGCGGTCGACACCAAGATGCagtaagaacaaaacaaaatgcattgagGACCTCTTAATCATAGTACTTGTTTGTTTGAGTTTGCTCAATGCCTGACATGAGAAGCTAATGCCTTTTCTATTTTAGATTCACAGGAGTCTGATTCATATCGTGGCCTTTTGAGACGTAGCGgtaagagcagaaaaaaactcaCCTTGAAGTgaatgtagatttttctttaattatgtgtACTCtatgcatatttaaaaacttaCAAGAAATTACAAAGCATTAACTTTTTGCAACGATGCATAGGACAAGATCTATTTGCCTCAGCagcaaaatttaaagaaaagactGCTGGAAGACGTGAAGGTGAAAATCCTCCACCACTAAAAATGATGTCTATCTGTCCGTCTgttgttcatttgtttatttatgtttttatttgggttAGTTGGCTGCCTGACTTATTTACCAAAccggagagaaaaataataattctaataattatttcacatttattttagatttacgCTGCTGCTCAGTTGCTTTAGATGATTGGGATGGCTCCTCAAGACATTACGGTAAGAAAACTTTAGAAAACgaaactttttttctaacttATTCCGTGTGAAAACGCATGAAAGAGTTTTTGTATTATATCAAATGCACCACAACCACTTGCACCACTGTTTTTAGTGCTTTTAACAATATGCAAAAGGGACAAGACTAGTGTCttgtcattttgtgtttcagaatATAGCAGCTAAAACAGAGTGGGATCTTTGATTGTACTTCTCTGAACAATCTCTGTAGATGATCCACGATCTCTTCTCTTGAGCTCACCCTACAGGTTGCCTTTAGGATTTACATCTTGGACCTGAGATGGCCCATGATTTTTGACTTTGACTGTTTGGTGAACAAATTCTATGTtgatttaaatatatgtttttcatcaacattCTTCATTTATAACCTCTTCTAGTTTGCAGGAACAGGGagagattttcatttaaaatatcctgCTGTGTCCAATAGTTCATAGCACTTCGCCAGATAATTTCTTGTGATAGTGGGACAATAACAAGGTCTACTACACAACCAATCAGCATATAGATAGTCTTACCTTATGGTTGTCAGGGAGGCTTGAAGACAGCAAAATGCCACACTTAGCTTCAGTCCTATGGGAGAAaatttgtagatttgtttttacttttcttaccATTTTCCTCACTTTGTGTGGTTGTGTTGTCTCAAGTTATTTGTCACTGGtctagtttttttaaatttaatttaatttattgctgtGACTCCATGGAAATTAGGAaggctttttttcatttattcccTTCAATTTATAtaacaactttatatttttattgtagaaGAGACGGGAAAAAGCTTGGCAGTGAGCGTCCCACCCAGATGTAAGTAAAAATCTCTGGCTATGAATTTTCTTTAGTTGtacactgtttgtttttgcaaatacagCAACAAGGCAAATGCAATGTAAAATTGTAAACATATAATAGTTTGTGTACTGATATATTCATTCATCAAGTGTCCATGCTTGTTTACAGAATCTATATACCTAAAGTGCTTCTGTATGAAAACATGTGGGTCAACTCatagaataaatattaaagtcaCTCCTAaggaaaacaacatatttattttgactgtttttgaaATATCTTAAAGTTTGGGATTTTCTCAATGTATCAAGGTTTAAACCAGTGTTTTATTagttgttcttttatttaacttgttgtaggcttttattatgaaaacCAAATGCATAGCTCATGTACATCCTCAACAGCACAATATTCTTCAATCAGTAAATGTTAAATCCCCATCATgatgttaaaagaaaacctttctTGTTATTATGAAGTATCCTGAACCATTCACCATGCCTATTTGGCGTCTCGTGTTAATTTACATTTGAGAGGTCATGATCAGCTTAAAAagtaattcagtttaaaaaattcaCATCGCCGATTATCCTTGTTGTTTAGGAAGTAAGCTTTTATTCTAAGTCaaactgtttattattattaatgtgcAACAAGACTTGCATTTACTTTACTTTGTCAGCAGCTTCCAGCCACAAGATGTCTGgcacaaatgtattttctcaaaTGAAGAAAAGGTTCAGTGTCTTCATGAAACCTCATGAAAAGTCTACAGAAACTGATGCTCCAAAACGTTCAGTTAGAGGTAAGTATTGACATCAAAAGAGATGCAGAgcacatttataataaatagaaaaaaaaatgctgttatttcttttgtttctggaagttttagtattttgtatttttatacagtttttatttagaaaggtTCATAATGTTCCAGTCTTGGTTTGTAAAGATTTATTCAACATTTGAGCAATGCAATACATGGTTAAGTTTTATTGTCACAGTGTAGTCATGAAATCGCATGAAACATGAGTTGCATTGCAATCTTTAGTGGTTTTATGCTTAAACCAGACCCcgttttaaaaccattttccaGGTCCAGTCtgaaaatagataaaaatgcagagaaattgcctttgattttttttttatggaatagCTTTTCTTCTTAGTAATTCTAAAACGGTAGTTTTTTCAGACTGTTCTACCTAAATTCCCCGTTTTTTTAGGgataatttttaataatatccTTCAACACTgaattggaaaacaaaattGAGAAaccaacaaccaaaaaaatacattttaagcaaAGAAAATTTTAGGAAGTGACTGAATGATTTTTGAACCTCCAAAAATTggtagaaaatgttaaaatatcaagCTAACACATAGTAATTTGAGATAATTAATGTAAATCAATTATAAATCATTGTAGAAAGCTCTTCAATGTTCagatattttaagcatttttatctATTTGATAGCAGATTAAGGAAGAAAGTCTTgaaattgaaacatttgttatattccattttcttgtaaaattctATAAGAAAATTCCTTTCTTGTTCTTTGTCTCTAACACATTCACGTGTCTCAAAAAATCAGGCAAACAATAATTATGCGATGCCTGTTTGGGCCTAAGCTATTTTTCTACTTTCCTGTTTGCCTTCAGACCAACCAGCAGACATGAAAAAATCTAACTcataatattcaaaataatcaacagaacTGCTGAAAGAGACAACAAAGATGAGTCATGTGTTATTGTAAAATGGTggtcattttgtttcctttagaACATGAACCCTGTAAATTTTGCCCTCATGAGTTTAACAGTCTTGCTGCATTATAGCTGCAACCAATTCAAATAAATTGCAGTGCAATAAAAGTGACTAATCCAACCATcactggattttaaaaaaattacatttataagattcttatttttctgtaacttGTGAATTATGAGTGTACAGCAGACTTCATTCAATGAGCTGATTTTGAAATTATGCcaacacattttaacatgtaTCAAAAGGATCAGAAACAGCTGCTACATGTTTTTTCAGActcaaaacatgttgaaaagaaGAATCTCCATAAAGaccctctgctgcagctggtgtCCCTGCAGAAAGCGTCTGGCAGCTGGAGGCTTGATGAAGATCTGGCTGCTGTGCTGGGAAAGAGCAAAGAGGAGGTGGAAAAATCAAAGCCTAGAGAGGTAGATGTTatcaaattaaagtaaaaatatgatagattcattaaaaaacatattcaatTCATTAAGTAATGTTGCAATAAAATTAAGTAAAGCCTCAGGAAGTGTTATTTTGGGTTTAACTTGAACTACAGACATAAAAAAGGCAATCACTGCTGGTAATTTTACAAACTTCCAGTAAGCTGCAAAATGGCCTCAACTTGTACAGCAAAgcgtcattcacccattcatgcGCACATTCACATGTGTGAACAACAAAGAAAGTCTTGTTTTACACAGTGATACTGTTTGATTTGTGGCTCAGTTTttatgagttttgttttgtatcaTAATTaggtcaaacaggaagtgtggACAACGATTCTGGCTCTGATCTGGCTTCATGGCTTCAAGACGGATAAAAAAGCAGAGTGGGAGCTTTTGTCTATGAAGGCTGCATCATGGCTCAATGATCAGAACGGTATTCACAGCActgttttgatatttatttattgtaaatttatGCAGTTTCTCAAATTAATTTATCTGATTTCTTTCAGCTTCACGTGTGCCAGAGTGTGTTGCAGCTGGAAATACACTGCTGGGCAGCAGTGTGCAAAAAGAAGCTCTGGGAATATAAGAGTT harbors:
- the LOC103475174 gene encoding von Willebrand factor A domain-containing protein 5A-like, which encodes MGDPVVMVSLYPEFPQSVMSSLTTCGEFIFLVDRSGSMGSGMNHETSQSRMDSAKETLLFLLKSLPMGCYFNICSFETTFEHIFPNSVKYTQKTMENALKKVEEMAADLGGTEILQPLTDIYSKQCIPNHPRQLFVFSDGEVGNTKDVLDLVRKNSNSHRCLSFGIGEGASSALINGMAKEGGGHAQFITGTERMQPKVMESLRFALHPTVVDISLTWDLPKGMSATVLSPPIKSLFQGQRSVIYSQLSGKISKASEACVKVKYSLAGHPCENQLHFSLKPSENTGLTVHRLAARTLIHSLEMKMREPSGFNNDAKRKVVKLSVESGVNSSFTAFIAVDKTTNKVIQGPLVRRNVPTACLVRRNVPTASPDYRPLNSRRVPGPEYESLNPTYTGMQSKNYSRDAYQPLKSCRVRPDYGSVLLRSTPRCNSQESDSYRGLLRRSGQDLFASAAKFKEKTAGRREDLRCCSVALDDWDGSSRHYEETGKSLAVSVPPRSSSHKMSGTNVFSQMKKRFSVFMKPHEKSTETDAPKRSVRDSKHVEKKNLHKDPLLQLVSLQKASGSWRLDEDLAAVLGKSKEEVEKSKPREVKQEVWTTILALIWLHGFKTDKKAEWELLSMKAASWLNDQNASRVPECVAAGNTLLGSSVQKEALGI